A genomic region of Larus michahellis chromosome 21, bLarMic1.1, whole genome shotgun sequence contains the following coding sequences:
- the CSF1 gene encoding macrophage colony-stimulating factor 1 isoform X3: MPRLGAKVCLLRCTLLSSLLLLLLCSIHETEQNSYCQQIITEKHLAELEELADTQMQHPGRVSFKFIDKMKLNDSVCYVKAAFPLLGKILERTEFKENSSNAKKMQMVRKMYSRIDENIDPCIREEDDEERELSQTCFEEFTTSPYEMLVLVKQFFQDINQLLQNRETFEKDCSQVYRRTCLEPKNSGSSPEQRRKEPAIKEGGREPLIYITVASVVAVLLAMGGLLFYKYKSRVLERPLEDGGCDPEEPERRALQGARECPELETQDL; this comes from the exons atGCCCCGCCTCGGAGCCAAG GTGTGCCTCCTCCGCTGTACCCTGCtgtcatccctcctcctcctcctgctctgcagcatccATGAGACGGAGCAGAACAGTTACTGCCAGCAGATCATCACGGAGAAGCACCTGGCCGAGCTGGAGGAACTG GCTGACACGCAGATGCAGCACCCGGGCAGGGTCTCCTTCAAGTTCATCGATAAGATGAAGTTG AACGACTCCGTCTGCTACGTGAAAGCCgcctttcctctgctgggcaAGATCCTGGAGCGGACGGAGTTCAAGGAGAACTCGTCCAACGCCAAGAAGATGCAGATGGTGCGCAAGATGTACAGCCGCATCGACGAGAACATCGACCCCTGCATCAGGGAGGAGGATGACGAGGAGAGGGAG CTCTCGCAAACGTGCTTCGAGGAGTTCACCACCTCCCCCTACGAGATGCTGGTGCTGGTGAAACAGTTCTTCCAGGACATCAACCAGCTGCTGCAGAACCGGGAGACCTTCGAGAAGGACTGCAGCCAGGTCTACCGCAGGACCTGCTTGGAGCCCAAGAATTCGGGATCCTCCCCAG AGCAGCGCAGGAAGGAGCCAGCCATCAAGGAGGGCGGCCGGGAGCCCCTGATATACATCACGGTGGCCAGCGTGGTGGCCGTCTTGCTGGCCATGGGAGGGCTGCTCTTCTACAAGTATAAATCCAGG GTCCTGGAGCGGCCGCTGGAAGACGGAGGCTGCGACCCCGAGGAGCCGGAGAGGAG GGCGCTGCAGGGAGCGAGGGAAtgtccagagctggagactcaGGACCTCTAA
- the CSF1 gene encoding macrophage colony-stimulating factor 1 isoform X1: MPRLGAKVCLLRCTLLSSLLLLLLCSIHETEQNSYCQQIITEKHLAELEELADTQMQHPGRVSFKFIDKMKLNDSVCYVKAAFPLLGKILERTEFKENSSNAKKMQMVRKMYSRIDENIDPCIREEDDEERELSQTCFEEFTTSPYEMLVLVKQFFQDINQLLQNRETFEKDCSQVYRRTCLEPKNSGSSPGVGTDPDCNCLSPALPSATQPSLSAATHAGGEVAPASTRVPYSLLHATLADLDAPSQPPSSTDGGSGTEEVLGAGVGDTASVPSPAMQPTAPADGAEPPLDPARTLSLVALDFPILRGDGELVEGGTEVVAGHPPQDPAQKQGASILPDRAGGLRTTAPAASPSAGLAGGGARSRPAETSQPVTQLRFSRMAPGIRGRAPGGPGTGVGVRGWGLSRLREPEDGGAGPSFDSGFVLGAEQRRKEPAIKEGGREPLIYITVASVVAVLLAMGGLLFYKYKSRVLERPLEDGGCDPEEPERRALQGARECPELETQDL; this comes from the exons atGCCCCGCCTCGGAGCCAAG GTGTGCCTCCTCCGCTGTACCCTGCtgtcatccctcctcctcctcctgctctgcagcatccATGAGACGGAGCAGAACAGTTACTGCCAGCAGATCATCACGGAGAAGCACCTGGCCGAGCTGGAGGAACTG GCTGACACGCAGATGCAGCACCCGGGCAGGGTCTCCTTCAAGTTCATCGATAAGATGAAGTTG AACGACTCCGTCTGCTACGTGAAAGCCgcctttcctctgctgggcaAGATCCTGGAGCGGACGGAGTTCAAGGAGAACTCGTCCAACGCCAAGAAGATGCAGATGGTGCGCAAGATGTACAGCCGCATCGACGAGAACATCGACCCCTGCATCAGGGAGGAGGATGACGAGGAGAGGGAG CTCTCGCAAACGTGCTTCGAGGAGTTCACCACCTCCCCCTACGAGATGCTGGTGCTGGTGAAACAGTTCTTCCAGGACATCAACCAGCTGCTGCAGAACCGGGAGACCTTCGAGAAGGACTGCAGCCAGGTCTACCGCAGGACCTGCTTGGAGCCCAAGAATTCGGGATCCTCCCCAG GTGTGGGGACAGATCCTGACTGCAattgcctgtcccctgccctcccttctgCCACCCAGCCCTCCCTCTCCGCTGCCACCCATGCCGGCGGGGAGGTGGCACCCGCTAGCACCCGTGTCCCTTACAGCCTCCTCCATGCCACCCTCGCTGACTTAGACGCCCCGTCTCAGCCCCCCAGTAGCACGGACGGTGGCTCGGGGACCGAGGAGGTCCTGGGTGCCGGGGTAGGTGACACGGCATCGGTGCCGTCCCCCGCGATGCAGCCGACAGCTCCAGCCGATGGCGCCGAACCCCCCCTGGATCCAGCCAGGACCCTGAGCCTGGTGGCCctggacttccccatcctgcgcGGGGATGGAGAGCTGGTGGAGGGGGGCACCGAAGTGGTGGCCGGCCACCCGCCGCAGGATCCGGCCCAGAAGCAGGGAGCCTCCATCCTCCCGGACCGTGCCGGCGGGCTCAGGACCACCGCgccagcagcatctcccagcgCCGGCTTGGCGGGCGGCGGAGCCAGGAGCCGTCCTGCCGAGACATCCCAGCCCGTCACGCAGCTCCGTTTCTCCAGGATGGCCCCGGGGATACGGGGCCGAGCGCCGGGCGGCCCCGGGACTGGGGTCGGGGTGCGAGGCTGGGGGCTGAGCCGGCTGCGGGAGCCCGAGGACGGCGGGGCCGGCCCCAGCTTTGACTCTGGCTTTGTTCTGGGCGCAGAGCAGCGCAGGAAGGAGCCAGCCATCAAGGAGGGCGGCCGGGAGCCCCTGATATACATCACGGTGGCCAGCGTGGTGGCCGTCTTGCTGGCCATGGGAGGGCTGCTCTTCTACAAGTATAAATCCAGG GTCCTGGAGCGGCCGCTGGAAGACGGAGGCTGCGACCCCGAGGAGCCGGAGAGGAG GGCGCTGCAGGGAGCGAGGGAAtgtccagagctggagactcaGGACCTCTAA
- the CSF1 gene encoding macrophage colony-stimulating factor 1 isoform X2, translating to MQHPGRVSFKFIDKMKLNDSVCYVKAAFPLLGKILERTEFKENSSNAKKMQMVRKMYSRIDENIDPCIREEDDEERELSQTCFEEFTTSPYEMLVLVKQFFQDINQLLQNRETFEKDCSQVYRRTCLEPKNSGSSPGVGTDPDCNCLSPALPSATQPSLSAATHAGGEVAPASTRVPYSLLHATLADLDAPSQPPSSTDGGSGTEEVLGAGVGDTASVPSPAMQPTAPADGAEPPLDPARTLSLVALDFPILRGDGELVEGGTEVVAGHPPQDPAQKQGASILPDRAGGLRTTAPAASPSAGLAGGGARSRPAETSQPVTQLRFSRMAPGIRGRAPGGPGTGVGVRGWGLSRLREPEDGGAGPSFDSGFVLGAEQRRKEPAIKEGGREPLIYITVASVVAVLLAMGGLLFYKYKSRVLERPLEDGGCDPEEPERRALQGARECPELETQDL from the exons ATGCAGCACCCGGGCAGGGTCTCCTTCAAGTTCATCGATAAGATGAAGTTG AACGACTCCGTCTGCTACGTGAAAGCCgcctttcctctgctgggcaAGATCCTGGAGCGGACGGAGTTCAAGGAGAACTCGTCCAACGCCAAGAAGATGCAGATGGTGCGCAAGATGTACAGCCGCATCGACGAGAACATCGACCCCTGCATCAGGGAGGAGGATGACGAGGAGAGGGAG CTCTCGCAAACGTGCTTCGAGGAGTTCACCACCTCCCCCTACGAGATGCTGGTGCTGGTGAAACAGTTCTTCCAGGACATCAACCAGCTGCTGCAGAACCGGGAGACCTTCGAGAAGGACTGCAGCCAGGTCTACCGCAGGACCTGCTTGGAGCCCAAGAATTCGGGATCCTCCCCAG GTGTGGGGACAGATCCTGACTGCAattgcctgtcccctgccctcccttctgCCACCCAGCCCTCCCTCTCCGCTGCCACCCATGCCGGCGGGGAGGTGGCACCCGCTAGCACCCGTGTCCCTTACAGCCTCCTCCATGCCACCCTCGCTGACTTAGACGCCCCGTCTCAGCCCCCCAGTAGCACGGACGGTGGCTCGGGGACCGAGGAGGTCCTGGGTGCCGGGGTAGGTGACACGGCATCGGTGCCGTCCCCCGCGATGCAGCCGACAGCTCCAGCCGATGGCGCCGAACCCCCCCTGGATCCAGCCAGGACCCTGAGCCTGGTGGCCctggacttccccatcctgcgcGGGGATGGAGAGCTGGTGGAGGGGGGCACCGAAGTGGTGGCCGGCCACCCGCCGCAGGATCCGGCCCAGAAGCAGGGAGCCTCCATCCTCCCGGACCGTGCCGGCGGGCTCAGGACCACCGCgccagcagcatctcccagcgCCGGCTTGGCGGGCGGCGGAGCCAGGAGCCGTCCTGCCGAGACATCCCAGCCCGTCACGCAGCTCCGTTTCTCCAGGATGGCCCCGGGGATACGGGGCCGAGCGCCGGGCGGCCCCGGGACTGGGGTCGGGGTGCGAGGCTGGGGGCTGAGCCGGCTGCGGGAGCCCGAGGACGGCGGGGCCGGCCCCAGCTTTGACTCTGGCTTTGTTCTGGGCGCAGAGCAGCGCAGGAAGGAGCCAGCCATCAAGGAGGGCGGCCGGGAGCCCCTGATATACATCACGGTGGCCAGCGTGGTGGCCGTCTTGCTGGCCATGGGAGGGCTGCTCTTCTACAAGTATAAATCCAGG GTCCTGGAGCGGCCGCTGGAAGACGGAGGCTGCGACCCCGAGGAGCCGGAGAGGAG GGCGCTGCAGGGAGCGAGGGAAtgtccagagctggagactcaGGACCTCTAA